One Solanum pennellii chromosome 9, SPENNV200 DNA segment encodes these proteins:
- the LOC107030604 gene encoding MLP-like protein 28, with protein MGLKGKLISEIEIKGCKDLFHEIFCEKPHHLPNIVPQTIQAVDLHEGDWGTVGSVVNWNYTIEGQEKVVKVVVDDINKEKRLVTFKAFEGHLIEEYKAFKATLHIENEGDNNLVIWTIEYEKQNEEIQEPFSYLQLATNLTKDVDTHHVNQ; from the exons atgggTTTAAAAGGAAAGTTGATTTCCGAAATAGAAATAAAAGGTTGCAAGGATttatttcatgaaatattttgtgaaaaacCACACCATCTTCCAAATATTGTACCACAAACTATTCAAGCTGTTGATTTACATGAAGGTGATTGGGGTACTGTTGGCTCCGTTGTAAATTGGAATTATACTATCG AGGGGCAGGAAAAAGTTGTAAAGGTGGTTGTTGATGACATAAACAAGGAAAAAAGGTTAGTGACATTCAAGGCATTTGAAGGTCATTTGATAGAGGAATACAAGGCCTTCAAAGCAACTCTTCATATTGAGAATGAAGGAGATAACAACTTGGTTATATGgactattgaatatgaaaagcaaaatgaagaaattcaagaacCCTTTTCTTATTTGCAATTAGCCACTAATCTAACCAAAGATGTTGACACTCATCATGTCAATCAGTAA